A section of the Drosophila subobscura isolate 14011-0131.10 chromosome A, UCBerk_Dsub_1.0, whole genome shotgun sequence genome encodes:
- the LOC117903514 gene encoding keratin, type II cytoskeletal I isoform X2, whose protein sequence is MCSIENQPPMRQQPATPASQSAAAAIRKRNLSSSNLVNDLEILDRELSAINAPMLLIDPEITQGAEQLEKASLSASRKRMRSNSISEDESDRLVREALSQFYIPPQRLISAIEDCPLDVVGLGMGVGMGMGMGMGMGMGMGMGMGMGMGMSMGMGIGSSAGASMDSPSSKRNKLSVDHHHHHHLELVDFDMNQNQKDFEVIMDALRLGTPTSPSGASDSCGQAAMMSESASVFHNLVVTSLET, encoded by the coding sequence ATGTGCTCCATTGAAAATCAGCCACCGATGCGCCAGCAGCCGGCCACGCCCGCCTCGCAATCCGCCGCGGCGGCCATCCGGAAGCGTAATCTGTCCAGCAGCAATCTGGTGAACGATCTGGAGATACTCGACCGCGAGCTGAGCGCCATCAATGCGCCGATGCTGCTCATTGACCCCGAGATCACACAGGGggcggagcagctggagaaggccTCCCTGTCCGCATCCCGCAAGCGAATgaggagcaacagcatcagcgaGGACGAGAGCGACCGGCTGGTGCGCGAAGCCCTGTCGCAGTTCTACATACCGCCGCAGCGTCTCATCTCCGCCATCGAGGATTGCCCCCTGGACGTGGTCGGACTGGGCATGGGCGtaggcatgggcatgggcatgggtatgggcatgggcatgggtatgggcatgggaatgggcatgggcatgggaatgagcatgggaatgggcattGGATCGAGCGCTGGCGCCTCCATGGACAGTCCGAGCAGCAAGCGCAACAAGCTGTCCGTcgatcaccatcatcatcatcatctggaGCTGGTCGACTTCGACATGAATCAGAACCAGAAGGACTTCGAAGTGATAATGGATGCCCTGCGGCTGGGCACGCCCACGTCGCCGAGCGGCGCCAGTGACTCGTGCGGCCAGGCGGCCATGATGAGTGAGTCGGCGAGTGTGTTTCACAATCTGGTGGTCACCTCGCTGGAGACATGA